A window of the Mesotoga prima MesG1.Ag.4.2 genome harbors these coding sequences:
- a CDS encoding ArsR/SmtB family transcription factor, whose protein sequence is MYSLNIIPGYVELVEILMACGLADRKSYFDAVSHDLGFDFEPGQELGAFLLKIRENENWSIKVVADVFSEIKDSVIFFCDFPERPGGEILLEDSIESLANNFEEKSRCVVNSILSNNLNFSQEEVDKILEGDLSIVPEAVNKAEDLSENTTWFITQLINFPRQSKEILLFALNEMKKYYEESGLRKKNRDQIAEKLKLFENDQYNQIAEGFLDFYGIKAREDLPLHLLFQNTLKYSGLKFASSCNTQLIVFSEHFKQIEEIMNPSVTDNTLRLFLRNLADQTKMQILKSISEEPKYVDELAKLVGLSKATVSYHLSTLSELALVKSRKDHRRVYFSLNKERLEKILKGLETLYDEGEN, encoded by the coding sequence GTGTATTCCTTGAATATAATCCCGGGATACGTTGAACTCGTAGAGATTTTGATGGCATGTGGTCTTGCTGACAGGAAGAGTTATTTCGACGCAGTTTCACATGATCTTGGATTCGATTTCGAACCGGGTCAAGAGCTAGGGGCATTTCTTCTTAAGATCAGAGAGAATGAGAACTGGTCGATAAAAGTTGTCGCTGACGTATTTTCGGAAATAAAGGACAGCGTCATCTTCTTTTGCGACTTTCCCGAAAGGCCGGGGGGGGAGATTCTCCTCGAGGACTCAATCGAAAGCCTTGCGAATAACTTCGAAGAGAAATCTAGATGTGTAGTAAACAGCATTCTTTCGAACAATCTTAATTTCTCTCAAGAGGAAGTAGATAAGATACTTGAAGGGGATCTAAGCATTGTGCCCGAAGCTGTAAACAAGGCCGAAGATCTCTCTGAAAACACGACATGGTTCATTACTCAGCTGATAAACTTTCCCAGGCAGTCGAAAGAGATCCTGCTCTTTGCTCTTAACGAAATGAAGAAGTACTACGAAGAATCCGGTCTGAGAAAAAAGAATCGCGATCAGATAGCCGAAAAACTAAAGCTCTTCGAAAATGATCAGTATAATCAAATTGCCGAGGGATTTCTTGATTTTTATGGCATTAAGGCAAGAGAAGACTTGCCGCTTCATCTCTTGTTTCAGAATACACTGAAGTATTCAGGGCTTAAGTTTGCAAGCTCCTGCAATACCCAGCTGATAGTATTCAGCGAGCACTTCAAGCAGATTGAAGAGATTATGAATCCATCGGTTACGGACAATACTCTCAGACTGTTTCTCAGAAATCTAGCCGATCAAACCAAGATGCAGATTTTGAAGTCGATATCCGAGGAACCAAAATACGTGGATGAGCTTGCAAAGCTCGTAGGGCTATCCAAAGCGACAGTATCCTACCACCTTTCGACTCTGTCCGAACTTGCCCTGGTTAAGAGCCGAAAAGATCACAGAAGAGTGTACTTCTCTTTGAATAAAGAGCGTCTCGAAAAAATTCTGAAAGGACTTGAGACGCTATACGATGAAGGTGAGAACTAA